Part of the Jatrophihabitans sp. GAS493 genome, GCGGCGCCCCCGCCGGGGAGGACGGCCACGGCTTCGGCGGGCGCGGCGGCCGTGACACCCACGGCGGTAGCGCCGAGAGCGGCGGCGCCGGCCCCGGCGAAGAATCGGCGGCGTGGGATGTAGCGATCCATGTATTGGGCCATGACATGCCTCTCGATTGGGCGACGACTCGCGACCGGCGGCGTCGCAGCGAAGGAGCGTCCGTCAGCACTGTCGGACAGGAGCAATCACGCAGCCGTCATTGGCCGCTACCTCATCGAGAGGCTGCACCCGATCCGGTGATACGTCGCAAGCGTCCTGCGTTCTGGGTGCTATCACGCCACATGTGCAGGACCTTCGGCCAGATGTGCAGGCACGTGCGCACGCGCGCCGGCGAATGCCGACGAGAACTACCAGCGATCTACGGCCGTTACGTGCAGCACGGCTTCGCCGGCCTCATCGCTGGCGGCCAGATCCACCACCGCACTGATGCCCCAGTCGTGGTCCTCCTCCGGGTCGTCGAACACCTGGCGCACCACCCACTGGGTCGGCTCGACGGTCACCTGGAACAGGGCCGGCCCGCGGGCCACCGAACCCCAGCCCATCGAGGGATACTCCTCGAAATACTGGTCAAGCGCCTCCTGCCAGGCCTCGAAGTCCCACCCGTCGGCTCCGTCCAGCAGGCCGAGTTCGTAGTAATTGCGCCGGGCCGCGAGCGCCACCCGGCGGAAGAGCGCGTTGCGGACGAGCACGGTGAAGGCGCGCACATTCGAGGTGAGGCTGCGGGTCGGTGGGGCCACATCGCGCACTGACGGGTCGAGGTCGCCGCTGGTCATGTGCTCCCACTCGTCCAGCAGGCTGGAGTCGACCTGATGCACCAGCTCGCCCAGCCACTCGGTGAGCTCCTCCACACCCTCCGTCCGGGCCACCGCCGAGACACCGGCCCGAAGCGCCCGATAGGCGTCGGAGAGGTAGCGCAGCACCAGCCCTTCGGAGCGGGTAAGGCCGTAAAAGGAAACGTATTCACCGAAAGTCATCGCCCGTTCCCACATGTCCCGCACGACCGACTTCGGCGATAGTTCCAGCTCGCGCAGCCACGGGTGCCCCTGGGCGTAGATCTCGAAGGCGGCGTTCAGCAGCTCGGCCAACGGCTGTGGATAGGTGACCTCCTCCAGCAGCTCCATCCGCTCGTCGTATTCGATCCCCTCCGACTTCATCCGCCCGATCGCCTCACCCCGGGCCTTGTGTTCCTGGGCCGAGAGGATCTGACGTGGGTTCTCCAGCGTGGACTCGATCACCGAGAGCACGTCGAGGGCGAAGGTCTCCGATTCGAGGTCGAGAATCTCCACAGCGGCCAGGGCGAAAGTCGACAGCGGTTGGTTCAGCGCGAAGTTCATCGGCAGGTCCACCGTCGGCCGGACGGTCCGGCCGACGGCGTCCGGAACCTCCAACCGCTCGATGACCCCAGCCGTCAGCAGTGAGCGATAGGCCTGGATCGCCGTCCGCACATGGCGGCGCTGGGCAGCGGCCGGCTCATGGTTGTCGGTCAGCAGCTTGCGCATCGCGACAAAGGCATCACCGGGACGGGCGATCACGTTCAGCAGCATCGAGTGGGAGACCTGGAAATGTGACTTCAGCGGCTCCGGCTCGGCCGCGATCAGACGATCATGCGTCCCCTTCGACCACGAGACGAACCCCTCCGGCGCCTTCTTGCGCTGCACCCGCTTCAGCTTCTTCGGGTCGTCTCCGGCCTTGGCGACGAGCCGGATGTTCTCCACCTCGTGCTCGGGGGCCTGCACGACCACGGTGCCCGCGGTGTCGAAGCCGGCCCGGCCGGCCCGCCCGGCGATCTGGTGGAACTCCCGCGCCTGCAGGTGACGGGTGCGCTGACCGTCGTACTTCGACAGCGAGGTGAGCACCACCGTCCGGATCGGGACGTTGATGCCGACCCCGAGTGTGTCGGTGCCACAGATGATCTTGAGCAGGCCGGTCTGGGCCAGCTGCTCGACCAGCCGCCGGTACTTCGGCAGCATCCCGGCGTGGTGCACCCCGATCCCATGGCGAACCAGCCGGGAGAGCACCTTCCCGAAGCCGGAGCTGAAGCGGAAGTCGCCGATGGCCAGCGCGATCCGATCCTTCTCCTCCCGGGTGCAGACGTTCACGCTCATCAGGGCCTGCGCCTGCTCCAGCGCCGACGCCTGCGTGAAGTGAACGATGTAGATCGGCGCCTGATGCGTCTGCAGCAGGTCGGTGATCGTCTCGTGCAGCGGCGTGGTGGCGTAGTAATGGTGCAGCGGGACTGGGCGATTCACCGACGTGACCACGGCGGTGTTCCGCCCGTTGCGCCGGGTGAGGTCATCGGCGAAGAACTTCACGTCACCGAGGGTGGCCGACATGAGCAGGAACTGGGCCCGGGGGAGTTCCAGCAGCGGAACCTGCCAGGCCCAGCCCCGATCGCCGTCGCCGTAGTAGTGGAACTCGTCCATGATCACCAGGTGGATATCGGCCGCCGCCCCCTGCCGAAGCGCCAGGTTGGCCAGCACCTCGGCCGTGCAGCAGATGATCGGCGCGTCGGCGTTGACGCTCGCGTCGCCGGTCATCATGCCGACCCGCGACGGCCCGAAGATCGCGCAGAGGTCGAAGAACTTCTCACTCACCAACGCCTTGATCGGCGCGGTGTAGAAGCTGCGCTTCCCCTCGACCAGAGCGGCGAAGTGCGCCCCGGTGGCGACCAGAGACTTTCCCGAGCCGGTCGGGGTCGAGAGGATGACGTTGGAACCGGTGACGATCTCGATGAGGGCT contains:
- a CDS encoding RNA helicase — protein: MTSQPSALAAILDAAVSQAETGAADPDAVFDAFSSWVESRGIELYPAQSEALIEIVTGSNVILSTPTGSGKSLVATGAHFAALVEGKRSFYTAPIKALVSEKFFDLCAIFGPSRVGMMTGDASVNADAPIICCTAEVLANLALRQGAAADIHLVIMDEFHYYGDGDRGWAWQVPLLELPRAQFLLMSATLGDVKFFADDLTRRNGRNTAVVTSVNRPVPLHHYYATTPLHETITDLLQTHQAPIYIVHFTQASALEQAQALMSVNVCTREEKDRIALAIGDFRFSSGFGKVLSRLVRHGIGVHHAGMLPKYRRLVEQLAQTGLLKIICGTDTLGVGINVPIRTVVLTSLSKYDGQRTRHLQAREFHQIAGRAGRAGFDTAGTVVVQAPEHEVENIRLVAKAGDDPKKLKRVQRKKAPEGFVSWSKGTHDRLIAAEPEPLKSHFQVSHSMLLNVIARPGDAFVAMRKLLTDNHEPAAAQRRHVRTAIQAYRSLLTAGVIERLEVPDAVGRTVRPTVDLPMNFALNQPLSTFALAAVEILDLESETFALDVLSVIESTLENPRQILSAQEHKARGEAIGRMKSEGIEYDERMELLEEVTYPQPLAELLNAAFEIYAQGHPWLRELELSPKSVVRDMWERAMTFGEYVSFYGLTRSEGLVLRYLSDAYRALRAGVSAVARTEGVEELTEWLGELVHQVDSSLLDEWEHMTSGDLDPSVRDVAPPTRSLTSNVRAFTVLVRNALFRRVALAARRNYYELGLLDGADGWDFEAWQEALDQYFEEYPSMGWGSVARGPALFQVTVEPTQWVVRQVFDDPEEDHDWGISAVVDLAASDEAGEAVLHVTAVDRW